AGATCCGAAGTACTATCAGAGTActtgatttgtcaaataacaatttcacTGGAGAGATTTCAAAAGTGATAGGAAAGCTTAAAGCACTCCAACAGCTCAACCTTTCTCATAATTCCCTTACAGGTCATATCCAATCATCATTAGGAAATTTGACCAATTTGGAATCATTAGATATATCTTCAAATTTGCATACCGGAAGAATTCCAACGCAGCTGGGGGGTCTAACATTTCTTGCAATCCTAAACCTTTCACATAACCATCTCGAGGGGCCTATACCAAGTGGAGAGCAATTCAACACCTTTGATGCAAGCTCATTTGAAGGAAACATGGGTTTATGTGGATCTCAAGTACTAAAAATATGTTACGATGATGAGGCACCATCATTACCGCCATCAAGCTTTGATGAAGGAGATGATTCAACATTGTTTGGAGAAGgatttggatggaaagctaTGACAATGGGGTATGGATGCGGGTTTGTGTTTGGAGTTGCAACGGGATATGTTGTGTTAAGAACAAAAAAGCCTTCATGGTTTTTTAGGATGGTTGAAGATAAATGGAATTTCcagagcaaaaaaacaaagaagaatgctGGCAGATATGGTGCTAGAAGAAACTAAATAATGCAATTCatattttcaagtaagttttgcaagcatttgagttttcaaattttatgttcacAGTTTATGTTAGGCTATGTTTTCTTTACTATTTCATTTGATCAGTCTTACCTGTCTAATTTTGCAGAACAATCAAGATATCAAGTGGATCAACAATTGGGTGGCAAATTCATagtattggattttattttttttttgtagtttacaTAATTCAAGGTTAAATGTACATTACTTCTATGAAAAAGAATTCATGCATGTAACAAGTTTGTGTTAACTATAAAATCATTATGTTTTGGGTCCTTTTTTTGTCTCCATTTCCTTATTCGTGATCACTTAAATCAATCTCTGTTTCTGGGAGTATTTTGAAAGTTACAGAGTTATGAACAAATTGAAGCAACTcttgtaaatttaaaagaacaCTTGACTGACAGATTCTGTTATCACAACAGTAGCAATATTTGCAAGTAAAATATAGTAATTCTGGTAACTTGTAAGACATGaataactattaaaaagtgTGATAAAACCATCTCAACAGGTACAAACAATGTTCTAAAGCAATTTGGACCCACTCCAAATACTTTTGACTAAGGTGTTTCGTATAATTAGAAATTTTAGtttccaagaaacaaaaaagcttCAATATCATTGGAACTAACATACTTTTGCGCAACCCCTCTTCTACAAAGACTGCCTAAATCTCTATAATTCTATGGTAGCATCTGCTTAAGATTAGAACAAAACTCATAAACTGGGCACCAGAGCAAAACTACTAGTGTgaattgttgtaacccaattttggactcaccaagattttcttgaatgttattttatttctattattatttataaaaataaaaaaaatcaatttctttttcaaaaaataaaaattaaaaaaataaaataaaggctgacaatgtggagaaaggaaatcggggaatcaagctgcaattttggaggaagttcaaggcctaattgtaccttattgtgcctaagaaatgaagaaaaaatacaaattcaaggtcaaattaaatgattatcgggatgaatttgcataaaaattaagttcaatgacataattaaatttttaatgggccaatttgatttaatcatgggccgaattaaattttaattatgtttaagaattaatttgggtccaattgaaggatttgattaagtgcaaggacttaattatattttaaatgggtcaaattaattttatttggggcttaattggtgaaaaattaagttttggagtttaatttgggcttaattgagaaaatccgaattttaaaataccaaatttaatttttaccaagttaattagggggcgaattgcattaaataaaaaggtttagggtcaattagggctaaattgaaagagaaaggacTGAAATGgactttgataaaaaatcactgttcattatcttctttatttttttctgaaaaagctTGTGtggttgactactttgcagctgcatttaatgtacctaacgtccaccaaatttgacaaatcttaGACCAAAATGATCCTCTGCAGTATTTAtacaaccccatgtgatcaAGTTGGGCTAAAagacaatatattagcactggtgacagcctaaagaggcctactcaatcagcttttgtctgcagattttatttttttttctctgaaaaagctggtctggttgactactttgcagctgcatttaATGTAAATAATGTCCACCGAATTTAACAAATCTTATATGAAACGGATCTTATGCATtttttctacaaccccatgtgatcaagttgggctaaatgacaatatattggcactggtgacagcctaaagaggcctactcaatcagcttttgtctgcagattttcaactcatgatacctattttgagccaatggttgggatccttcccaactgaatcaagggcttaaattttttctcaatgtagacaagattgccctcttccaccgcctataaatagaggtggatttcatggcctagaaaaagagaaaatcgggtccaaagtcagccaaaaaacctgtttttctgccgatttctgcaactttttccttctctctccgcCTCTTCttcagcaccaccaccaccatcaccgacTTTACCACCATAATTTCCATCAACTCAGATCCTCTCCACTGGCGGAGCAGCCACTgtgactttctctctcctctctctcctctcctccttCTCCCCGCtgcagattttcttcttcttctttctttctctgctGTCAACGTCTCCTCCTCCAACTCCACCGTTTCAACCACCAGCCGAACCACCTCATCATAGCAGCCACGACCCCTTCAGCCAGGTGAGcctcccttctttctttttctttcttcttcttcttcttcctttcctattgcatgaacagtagacgtgaaatataattcacgtcctactgttcatgcaggacgtgaattatatatatatttgtgtgtgtgtgtgtgtgtgtgtgttataataataaaaaataataaaataataaaacaaaaccaagggAGTTCTTGCAGTAGGCATTGATGTCATGTTACTTTGCACACAAAACTGTACCGTAATTTTGTAATATGGGAGAACAAATAACTGCTGCTTTTCCGAGTCCTAAAATTTCTAGCATGTCTCAATCGTTGTGCTGCTTGAATGTAGCATGTTTATTGTACAATATCacactttaacaaaataaaaataaaaaataaaacaaaaataaatataaaaggaaaaaataacgCGGGTCTAACACCCATCCTATCATGTTATCGTTCGTGGGTCCAAAGCCAAAATCTCAAATATGGTTATACCCATTTCtcaacgatataaaaataacttttattttataaacaaatactgTTCGTCGACATGTCTCTTTTTcataaaaggaccgatgtcaaaagtttaaatatcaaatatggattatgtccatatttttttggtaactctgacgtaattctcctttttagggttaaacgtcaatattttagacaagttTCCTATTTCTAggaactgatgtcatttttaacgcgtctcctacgaatattttttgttttggtcgacacgtctctttttacagaaaaggaccgatgtcaaggaTTTGTACCAAATAAGGGTTATGTCCATTATTTTCTCTTGGTAACTAAGacataaatctcctttttagggttaagtgtcaatattttagacgagtctcctatttttagggactgatgtcatttttaacgtgtctcctatttttaggacCGACGttaaactattttataaaaaaaataaaaattgcaaataagctcaaaatataatagcatttgaatcaaatataaaaaacacacgagtaagggtaacctttcttttgaaaggatgttttaagggtggtgtctaccttcccttaatcataactaacccagtacctgaatctctggaccagtgtctaatttgggatttctagttccctcaaattactagatggcgactccaataaaattttcatttccccaataaaaataaaaaaaatctttttgttaaataaacaaaaatgagcggagccgtcgcccgacgtcgtgtatcgacatGAATCATCAAGAAGTTTTCTTCCTATGTATTGAGGATTTTGTGGCTTGAATTTTTTGGAAATTACATTTTAGTGGGCAAAGCAATCTTCGCATAAACCTCATTGCTAAatacaatttggaaaaacatatctgaacattcaaattaagctgTCACGATTTTTAAACTGTTATACATTACCGAGCGCACGCAAAGAGTACTTTTGGGTCACGAGAAACGATATATAAGTGCAAAGTCTTTAGTGCCCCCATTGCTTTGCGCACGTATTACGCACTCTTGTACTTGAGATTTGGTCTGTCAGTGACTTTGATTTCGTCAGTATACAAACAATGCCTTTCTTTATTCCTCATCTCTCCCAACTACTAAATCCTGTAAGGCCAAGCATGGGGTTTTCACCACCGTCCCTCTCTTTcattctgtttctcttccatttcctttCAACAATTTCTTCATCTCATTTTTGTGCTCATGACCAAAGTCTTTCTTTGCTCCAATTCAAAGAATCATTTTCCATTAATAGCTCTGCATCATGGAATTGCCAGCGGCCCAGCATCCCCAGACAGAGTCGTAGAAAGAGGGATTTATGAATTGCAAACCAGAACCTGAGATATGCACCATAGTACTAGCTTGATTTATGTTTGTTCCGTCGCCAATAACAATACTGGTTCGCCGACCAATCGAACGTGATCCatgtaataatttttcaaaaagaagtCAGTTTTGGAAAATTTTCCAGAAATCTTATCTTCCATGAAGTCTTGAGAGGAAAACTCATATTCAACCTTTGCGTTTATTCTTTTTCACCATGTTAGAAAGAGTTGTGGATGCTGACCTAAATGCTACTATTCAATAGTACATAATCATCAATGCATTGCAAGATTATTCAGTTTGTAGCTTGGTATGTATTATTCAGTTTGTAGCTTGGTATGTTGCATAAATGCGGCAGTACTATTCAatagaaaaaaccgagccaaatcagttttgatttatttttttttaaatcaatttaattattatgttttgataaaaaccaaatcGACCCGAAAATAATTACCTCTGTTTGtaccaatattaaataaatattttttctaaaaaaaaaaaaaaaacctattgttAATATGTTTGTGTCTGAGTTAAAGCAAGTAAAACTATCAATCATGAATGTTTTTGCTTGATccttttacaaattaaaattatggtcAGGACATCAATCATTGATTGGTAGGGTTTCTTTGCTCGATCCATTTACAAATTGAAATTGTGATGAGGACAGAACACTGTAGCGGTCTAACAAGTTTTTTTCATAATCATCATGAACAAACGATTACTAGGGCagttaaaaggagaaaaaatcaagaagtaaatagcaaaaaaaactattggGTTCTTCTTTGAAACACAGAATATCATTGTAATGATGTTAAGGAAAGGCAGACGAGTGAGACGAACCCATTGTTAATGGGAGCTGGGGGATCCAAAGTCCAAGCACaatccctttctctctctcactctctttttttctttttatacataATTTTGATTATGAATTTGAGAATTTGACTATTGAATAGTAGCATTTTAAGAATTAAgatattttgatcatttcatAATCTCATTCATCGGAGTAAGATCCATTAGATAAGCAAGCTACAGTGCCCTGTTTTTTAAAGCTAATAGAGCATTCAAAATAATCTTGCTGGTAATAAAGATCTTCAAAAAGGACAAGTTAGGAATGTTCAATCTTCGTTAAGAATGTTCACAAAGTACTACCTTGCTTCCATTATCAAAGTGAAACTAAATTTCACTCAACATAGTCGGTGGGTGGCAGCAAGTTTTAGAATAACAatgcaataattttaaatcatcattGTTTTGCTAAATGCAAGACAAAGCTCAAACACATGAGAGGCAATTCAAATGCGATCTATACTCACCGAGCTTTTGTGCATCGCCGAACCACTTGCTCATCAGATCCACTCTTAACTTGCCATACACATGTTATGACTGTAAAGGGAAGGCACTTTCAAGTGAAGTCGCCAGTTCCCAGTTAGCAGTTCCATTTCTTGCTTTTCACTTTTAGCAATTTTATGCTTACGATTGCCcacttttcttctctctatatCTGTACTACAAGGATGAAGAGAGAGTGAAAAGTGGTGGTAATAAGTCAACGAGACGAGGATCAAATTTATGAACCTGACATCTGTTCAAATGTATAGCAGCCATCGTTGGAGTTCTGATGAGTGTTGTACTACAACGCAGCCTTGCCTTGTACTTCTTTGCAGTACATAGAAAATGCTGGTGGGTGGGCTGGTGGTGCTTGAATTtagtataaataagaaaaacaattgctGTATTTTTTTGCCATATAAGAAGCTTGGGTTTTTGTTCTCTTGGCCTGACATTTAATGCTCTTGATGATTGCTTTGGAAGAAGcaatatttatggtttttgggtttttcttgaaggcctcgaatcaagttcgtctgcTGCCGTCTGTTTTTCTTGGAGAGTTTCCTTAAGTCAACTTAGAGGCTGGCCCTTGCCCATGTGTTGATTTGAATGTTTTGTTGTCTTCTGAAGGAAGCTATATGCTCTTGCATCTACTTGTATTGATTGATGGAGACTTGTTAGTAGTTGACTGAGGAAGTTGGATTCTTCGGGTGCTTTTTGAAGCTGTGGtcgaaagaagaagaggagcaagaaaaaggaggaggcTTATCAGGTAATATAATTCATgacgttttgtttttattcaattttttattctttgtagtTTTATCAGATTTTCTTGACGTGTGTTTAGCTTCTATAAATCATTCTATTGGATTCAAGATGATGAGTTTGGTTTGTTGATTGTATTGGTGAGAAGATTGTGATGAATATGAACATGGAAGAAATGAAAGAGAGTGAGAAGGTTGGGGGAGAGGGCATGGAAGAAGTTAAGAGATGAGCCAGAGGATATCAAGAGGATTGCTCCATGGACTAAACAGATTACAGTTAGGGGAATTGTAACCGCTCCCTTTACCCGACAAGAGAATACCAAAGTTCAAAACT
The genomic region above belongs to Populus alba chromosome 12, ASM523922v2, whole genome shotgun sequence and contains:
- the LOC118029624 gene encoding receptor-like protein 9DC3 gives rise to the protein MLSVLHIGMNNLQGTIPSTFSKDNSLEYLNLNGNEIEGKISSSIINCTMLQVVDLGNNKIEDTFPYFLETLPKLQILVLKSNKLQGFVKGSTAYKSFSKLRIFDISHNNFSGPLPTEYFNSLEAMMTSDQNMIYMSATNYTGYVYCIEMTWKGVEIEFTKIRSTIRVLDLSNNNFTGEISKVIGKLKALQQLNLSHNSLTGHIQSSLGNLTNLESLDISSNLHTGRIPTQLGGLTFLAILNLSHNHLEGPIPSGEQFNTFDASSFEGNMGLCGSQVLKICYDDEAPSLPPSSFDEGDDSTLFGEGFGWKAMTMGYGCGFVFGVATGYVVLRTKKPSWFFRMVEDKWNFQSKKTKKNAGRYGARRN